Proteins from a single region of Roseateles sp. XES5:
- a CDS encoding ShlB/FhaC/HecB family hemolysin secretion/activation protein, translated as MSLKRAASLCLLLAGVSLPAFAQDAGSLLREQQRREDVRRIDRLPAAEDEARPAEGSVGGPEAGQTIVLKDLQFAGKTEILPAAERARIAAAVRGRRLGIAGIKAIADTVTLAVQKEGRVLAYAILPPQDITEGVVRVEIREGRLAGTDFERKGDVRVRGDRLARMAETIPAEGLEKGDLEAALLRMNDHPGVTARARLTAGENTQTSRLIVAVEQTPLFSMNLWGDNAGSASTGRAQANAQATVTDLSGYGDLTRLTATASKGQKFGQAAFSMPLGVSPFTVNANYGYLDYRNIDAVGRVLGLEGHAHYAGLGIGYDLLRSREVNLRLSAGLNWKALVDDSVAGLLQDKRVTSGTLGFDGDLRDGFFGGGFTTWSLGWTFGDLDLSRVPGALAADRASLNTDGSFHVLNAEAARLQALPNDLALYGRVSGQWASKNLDSSQDFSLGGPYGVRGYPIGEGRGDMGVIGTLELRYDAPVPETFGMLQLAAFLDGGYVRLNRHAAGIVAANACGCNTYGLASAGLSARWARDTMNVSVSWAHALGANPGRDAVSGANADGGTRRHQFWLQGAIKF; from the coding sequence GTGTCTTTGAAACGCGCAGCGTCGCTGTGCCTTCTGCTGGCAGGCGTATCGCTACCGGCCTTCGCGCAGGATGCCGGCTCGCTCCTGCGCGAGCAGCAGCGGCGCGAGGACGTGCGGCGCATCGATCGGCTGCCGGCGGCGGAGGACGAGGCGCGGCCCGCCGAAGGCAGCGTCGGCGGGCCTGAAGCCGGGCAGACCATCGTGCTGAAAGACCTCCAGTTCGCCGGCAAGACGGAAATCCTGCCCGCGGCCGAGCGGGCGCGGATCGCAGCCGCGGTCCGCGGCAGGCGTCTCGGCATTGCCGGCATCAAGGCCATCGCCGATACGGTGACGCTGGCCGTGCAGAAGGAAGGCCGTGTCCTCGCCTATGCCATCCTGCCGCCGCAGGACATTACCGAGGGCGTGGTGCGCGTGGAAATCCGCGAGGGGCGTCTCGCCGGCACGGATTTCGAGCGCAAGGGCGACGTGCGCGTGCGCGGCGACCGGCTGGCGCGCATGGCGGAAACCATTCCCGCCGAAGGCCTCGAAAAGGGCGACCTCGAGGCGGCGTTGCTGCGCATGAACGACCATCCGGGCGTGACCGCAAGGGCGCGGTTGACGGCAGGCGAGAACACGCAGACCAGCCGCCTCATCGTCGCCGTCGAGCAGACGCCGCTCTTTTCCATGAACCTTTGGGGCGACAATGCGGGCTCGGCCTCGACCGGCCGCGCGCAGGCCAATGCGCAGGCCACGGTCACCGATCTCTCCGGTTACGGCGACCTCACGCGCCTGACCGCCACGGCCTCGAAGGGCCAGAAGTTCGGGCAGGCCGCCTTCAGCATGCCGCTCGGCGTCAGCCCTTTCACGGTCAACGCGAACTACGGTTATCTCGATTACCGCAACATCGATGCGGTGGGCCGGGTGCTGGGGCTTGAGGGCCATGCGCATTATGCTGGGCTGGGGATCGGCTACGATCTCCTGCGTTCGCGCGAGGTCAATCTGCGCCTTTCCGCCGGGCTGAACTGGAAGGCGCTGGTGGACGACAGCGTTGCGGGTCTTCTCCAGGACAAGCGGGTCACCTCCGGCACGCTCGGCTTCGACGGGGACCTGCGCGACGGTTTCTTCGGCGGCGGCTTCACCACCTGGTCGCTCGGCTGGACCTTCGGCGATCTCGACCTTTCGCGCGTGCCGGGGGCGCTTGCCGCCGACCGGGCGAGCCTGAACACGGATGGCAGCTTCCATGTGCTGAATGCCGAGGCGGCGCGGCTGCAGGCGCTGCCGAACGACCTTGCGCTATACGGCCGCGTCTCCGGCCAGTGGGCCAGCAAGAACCTCGACAGTTCGCAGGATTTTTCGCTTGGCGGTCCCTATGGCGTGCGCGGTTATCCCATCGGCGAGGGACGTGGCGACATGGGCGTCATCGGTACGCTGGAACTGCGCTACGACGCGCCGGTGCCCGAGACCTTTGGCATGCTGCAACTCGCGGCGTTTCTCGATGGCGGCTATGTCAGGCTCAATCGTCATGCGGCGGGCATCGTTGCCGCCAATGCCTGCGGCTGCAACACCTATGGGCTGGCGAGCGCCGGCCTTTCGGCGCGCTGGGCGCGCGACACCATGAATGTCTCCGTTTCCTGGGCACATGCGCTGGGCGCCAATCCCGGCCGTGACGCCGTCTCGGGAGCGAATGCCGACGGCGGCACGCGCCGCCACCAATTCTGGCTGCAGGGCGCCATCAAATTCTGA
- a CDS encoding tetratricopeptide repeat protein, which yields MFFFAGFVLDTDRAELRGADGSVTRLRPKTLELLRLLVTNSHRVLGKEELMEAIWPGIHVGEDSLFQCIREIRAALGDNKRQMVQVVSGRGYRFALDVTTGQRAEAPPQAPVERRPRKPLLVTGLALLFLLAAGLAAFLLDGNRLFQPPRLVVELLPVENTDAGPEGADLVRGLTSELVNGFSGIGGIDLILPAGKAAPEQRGLATLQVQSELKRGSEAWILQARLIDVASREVRVVAETTADAADPDRQHLLSRLAAGIGYPLAARLSMLQEPEQREAGASDVAIGQAVAAINQTTRERFGTARAILEKYLANDPGNVDLRVALAGLHMRAVQMSWYAPAESIAAENDARALLEEALKTRPRSLPVLDAYCRFLTVSNQFAESLVACARALTVNPWDGAALYNLGLTQVQLGRFADALATFGKADRYDTPEVSRWTWLLGEGWVNLLLGRNEEAIAFLNRSIAITPGSGRSYLLLATAHHRLGQRAEAKAALAKAMELRPGATARNIALPTRNVSDTYLAASNAIIRSLVEAGLPTGLPR from the coding sequence GTGTTCTTTTTTGCGGGCTTCGTTCTGGACACCGACCGCGCCGAATTGCGCGGCGCAGACGGTTCCGTGACGCGTTTGCGCCCCAAGACCCTCGAACTCCTCCGGCTTCTGGTGACCAACAGCCACCGCGTCCTCGGCAAGGAAGAGCTTATGGAGGCCATCTGGCCCGGCATCCATGTCGGCGAGGACAGCCTTTTCCAATGCATCCGCGAAATCCGCGCCGCGCTGGGCGACAACAAACGGCAGATGGTGCAGGTCGTGTCCGGCCGGGGCTATCGCTTTGCCCTCGACGTCACCACCGGGCAGAGGGCCGAGGCCCCGCCGCAAGCGCCCGTCGAAAGACGGCCGCGCAAACCGCTTCTCGTCACCGGACTGGCCCTTCTCTTCCTCCTTGCCGCAGGTCTCGCCGCCTTCCTTCTCGACGGCAATCGTCTTTTCCAGCCGCCCCGGCTGGTGGTCGAATTGCTGCCGGTCGAGAACACCGATGCGGGCCCGGAGGGCGCCGACCTCGTGCGCGGCCTCACCTCGGAACTCGTCAACGGCTTTTCCGGGATCGGGGGCATCGACCTGATCCTGCCCGCTGGCAAAGCAGCACCGGAACAGCGCGGCCTTGCCACCTTGCAGGTCCAGAGCGAACTGAAGCGCGGCAGCGAGGCCTGGATCCTTCAGGCGCGCCTCATCGACGTCGCCAGCCGGGAGGTCCGGGTCGTCGCCGAAACCACGGCGGATGCAGCCGATCCCGACCGCCAGCACCTGCTGTCCCGGCTGGCCGCCGGGATCGGCTATCCGCTGGCGGCCCGCCTGAGCATGCTTCAGGAGCCGGAACAGCGGGAGGCCGGCGCCTCCGACGTCGCCATCGGGCAGGCGGTCGCGGCGATCAACCAGACGACGCGGGAACGTTTCGGCACCGCACGGGCCATTCTGGAAAAGTACCTCGCCAACGATCCCGGCAATGTCGACCTGCGGGTCGCGCTGGCCGGCCTTCATATGCGCGCCGTGCAGATGAGCTGGTATGCCCCGGCCGAAAGCATCGCCGCGGAGAACGATGCACGCGCGCTGCTGGAAGAGGCGCTCAAGACGCGGCCCCGCTCCCTGCCGGTGCTCGATGCCTATTGCCGTTTTCTGACGGTGAGCAACCAGTTCGCCGAAAGCCTCGTCGCCTGCGCACGCGCGCTGACCGTCAATCCCTGGGACGGCGCGGCGCTCTACAATCTCGGTCTGACGCAGGTTCAGCTCGGCCGCTTCGCCGATGCGCTCGCAACCTTCGGCAAGGCCGACCGCTATGACACGCCCGAGGTCTCGCGCTGGACCTGGCTGCTCGGAGAAGGCTGGGTCAATCTGCTGCTCGGTCGCAACGAGGAGGCTATCGCGTTCCTCAACCGCTCCATCGCCATCACGCCCGGCTCCGGCCGGTCCTACCTGCTGCTCGCAACCGCCCATCATCGCCTCGGCCAGCGGGCGGAGGCGAAGGCGGCTTTGGCGAAGGCCATGGAATTGCGGCCCGGCGCCACGGCTCGCAACATCGCGCTGCCGACCCGCAACGTCAGCGACACCTATCTTGCCGCCAGCAATGCGATCATCCGCAGCCTTGTCGAAGCCGGCCTGCCGACGGGCCTGCCGCGATAG
- a CDS encoding MFS transporter, with protein sequence MQPRHSLLLAALTVGAFAIGLDAYVVLGALEAVMRDLAIAPATAGWIVSAYAFCYALFAPLNAWAFRHWSRRNLLILSAVIFSAGNLLAGLAPDLALLIAGRVVSAFGAAMFTPAATALATELLPPERKGFALSLIFGGMTVAQAAGVPLTAWIAATLDWRYAFFFVVVFGIVAALLLTGLLSGLPRGRIQPVAGEGRLVLPGPVYGLLAVTFLIVTAEFAVYSYVSLLFAETALRGVPVLPAVLLAYGIGAVLGNVATGVLTDRVGPALVLFIAVGVQTLLLVALVLVRAQAGLVVALAFLWGIVSYMYLVPIQHRLLERAAGMANLALAANSALIYIGIGTGSWIGGRVIEALGIQALAGTTAVLGGSALLAATVFMRRR encoded by the coding sequence ATGCAGCCCCGCCACTCGCTTCTGCTCGCCGCGCTGACGGTCGGCGCCTTTGCCATCGGGCTCGACGCCTATGTCGTTCTCGGGGCGCTGGAAGCCGTCATGCGCGACCTTGCCATAGCGCCGGCGACGGCCGGGTGGATCGTCTCGGCCTATGCCTTCTGCTATGCGCTCTTCGCGCCGCTGAATGCCTGGGCATTCCGCCACTGGAGCCGGCGCAACCTGCTGATCCTTTCCGCCGTCATCTTCTCCGCCGGAAATCTCCTTGCCGGCCTTGCTCCCGATCTCGCCCTGCTGATCGCCGGCCGCGTCGTCTCGGCCTTCGGAGCCGCGATGTTCACGCCGGCAGCGACCGCGCTCGCCACGGAACTGCTGCCGCCGGAGCGCAAGGGCTTCGCCCTCTCCCTCATCTTCGGCGGCATGACGGTGGCGCAGGCGGCCGGCGTCCCGCTGACCGCGTGGATCGCCGCGACGCTGGACTGGCGCTATGCCTTCTTCTTCGTGGTCGTCTTCGGCATCGTCGCCGCGCTACTGCTTACCGGGTTGCTTTCGGGTCTTCCCCGCGGCCGGATACAGCCGGTCGCGGGCGAAGGACGGCTGGTCCTTCCGGGGCCGGTCTATGGGCTTCTTGCCGTCACATTCCTCATCGTAACGGCGGAGTTCGCCGTCTATTCCTATGTCAGCCTGCTTTTCGCCGAGACCGCCCTTCGGGGCGTGCCCGTGCTGCCCGCGGTGCTGCTCGCCTATGGGATCGGCGCGGTGCTCGGCAATGTCGCGACCGGCGTGCTCACCGACCGGGTGGGGCCTGCCCTTGTCCTCTTCATCGCCGTCGGCGTGCAGACCCTGCTCCTGGTGGCGCTCGTGCTTGTGCGGGCGCAGGCCGGCCTCGTCGTCGCCCTCGCCTTCCTGTGGGGGATCGTCAGCTACATGTATCTCGTGCCCATCCAGCACCGGCTGCTGGAGCGGGCCGCCGGCATGGCGAACCTCGCCCTCGCCGCCAACAGCGCCCTCATCTATATCGGCATCGGCACGGGCAGCTGGATCGGCGGACGCGTGATCGAGGCGCTCGGCATCCAAGCGCTTGCCGGCACCACAGCGGTGCTGGGCGGCAGCGCGCTGCTGGCCGCCACGGTTTTCATGCGAAGACGCTAA